The DNA region GGGCCGTCGGGCTTGCAGGCGGAGCGTTCGGAGCGCGTCGCCGACGGTGAACGTCTCGTCCGCGACCGCCGCGGCGTCTCCATCGCCCGGAGCGTCGTCGCCTTCGGCGTCCTCGCGCTCGCTGGCCACGGTCGGGAGCGTCGCCAGAATCGGAATCCCGAGCGCCGAGAGGAGGGCGTTGGCGAGGAACGGGAGCGACCAATCGACCGCCACGAGCGCGCCCGCGGCGACCGCGGTCGCTCCCGAGGTCAGCAGGAGCGCGGTGTTGGCGCGACCGCTGACGCGGGCGAACTCGTCGGCCTCGCCGTGGGCGTCCAGTATCTCGTAGAGCCACGCCTTGCCCGTGCCCGACCGGAACGCCCACCCGAACGCCCAGACGACGTTCAGGCCGACGTAGGCCAGCGGCGAGTCGGCGACGACCCAGAGACCGAGCGTGACCGCCGACAGGAGGTTTCCGGCCGCGAGGCTGGCCCGGCGACCGATGCGGTCGCCGACGTAGCCCGTCGGAATCTCGGCCACGACCTCCGCGAAGAGGAACGCCGCGCCGGTCAGCCCGATGACCTCCATCCCGTAGCCTTTGACCTGCGTGAGGTAGACGACGCTCACTGGCAGGTAGAAGCCGTAGGCGTTGGTCATCTTGTAGGCGTAGTAGCGCCGGACGACGCCTCGGAGGTCTCCCATTATCTAAAACAACTCTGGCCGCCCTAATGGGGTTTCCCGGAAGCCGATTTATGTAGGACTTCTGTCTT from Halorussus pelagicus includes:
- a CDS encoding MFS transporter — translated: MGDLRGVVRRYYAYKMTNAYGFYLPVSVVYLTQVKGYGMEVIGLTGAAFLFAEVVAEIPTGYVGDRIGRRASLAAGNLLSAVTLGLWVVADSPLAYVGLNVVWAFGWAFRSGTGKAWLYEILDAHGEADEFARVSGRANTALLLTSGATAVAAGALVAVDWSLPFLANALLSALGIPILATLPTVASEREDAEGDDAPGDGDAAAVADETFTVGDALRTLRLQARRPEIRWFVAFAALVYTLFELSRTFEQPAMTAAGVSVPALGLLYAGFKLVSAVAAASAGWIEQHLGVRGALGLLVPLLGATYAAIAFAPVLVVPVLFLTRGARSVFRPLRNQYLNDRVENVGRATVLSGATMVFSLVAGATKVGGGYAAAALGPIRFLAASAVVLTAGASLVWVAVSPVRPTGERDDAGSDSEVGAPAATD